A segment of the Brevibacterium zhoupengii genome:
CTCTGGGATGACTTCTCCGTCAACCACATCACCGATTCACCGCTGCTCTACTTCGCCGTCTCCGAGGCCTGCGTCGCCATCATCATGGCCCTGGGCATTGTGACGATCCCCGGCGGGCCGTCACGGCGCGCGGATTTCAGGTCGATCGTGTCCGGACACAAACGAGCCTTGGTCACCGTCGCCATCCTCTCCCCGCTGGCGTACCTGCTCGTCCTCTTCGCCATGCAGCAGGCCCCGGTGTCCCTCGTCGCCCCTGTGCGAGAGACCTCGATCATCGTCGGCACACTGCTGGCCTGGTGGTTCTTCGGGGAGAAGAACATCGCCATGAAGCTCACCGGTGCCGTGGTCGTCGTGGCCGGCATCGGCCTCATCGCCCTCGGCTGAGTTCCTCTCGCGGAGCGTCAGCGCTTTCTCCCACCCTTTCGGCGGAGCACGCGGACCACGCGGGTGGGGCAGGCCGAGTGTGAGAGGACTGCCTGGGAAGTCGAGCCGAGGATGGTGGACGCGAAGCCGCCGCGGCCGCGAGAGCCGATGATCATGAGTTCGGCGGTGTAGGTGGCACTGATGAGCACCTCGGTGGCGGGGGCATCGAAGATCGACCAGCGGACCTCAACCTCGGGGAATTCCTCCGCCAGAGACTTCGCCGCCTCTTCGCGCGAGGTCACGGCCTCGTCGTACATCTTCTCCAGGTGTGTTTCGCTGGGCATCCACTCCGGCGAGAGCACATGGGCGGCGGTGATGCCGATCAGGTGCAGGGGCAGACCGTAGATCCGAGCCTGCACTGCTGCCTCTCGCAGGACGGGGCCGTCGCTTTCGAAGGGGTCGATCGCGGCGATGATCTCACCGGTGAAGTCCGGGCGCCTGTCGCCGGACTCGGCAGCGGTCGTCTGCGCGGAGGAGGAACGCACGGGCAGATCGATCGGCAGCGGCCTCTCCGGCAGCGGGCGCTCTGGCCAGGTGCTGGGGATGACCACGGTGGGGCAGTGTGCGTGGGCGGGCATCGCCAAGGCCACGGACCCGAGCAGGCGACCGGCGAATCCGCCGCGGCCGCGGGCGCCGATGACGGCGAGGTCGGCGTTCTTCGAGTTGTCGACCAGCGCTCCGGAGGCATCTCCGGGGGAGACCACGGTCGAGACCGGCACCGAGGCGTCGGTGACGGTTCTGGCGCTGTCGTCGACGAGCTGCTGGACCGATCGTTTGATTGCTACGTCGAAATCGGCTGGGTAGACGATGTCGGCCTGGCTCATGTTGACGCCGGGAACGGTGTAGGCCGCGACGAGGCGAATCTCGGAGGAGGTCAGCTGTGCATGCTTGATCGCCCACTGCAGCGCACATTGACTGTTGGCGGAGCCGTCAACTCCGACGATGATCGTATGAGACATGTCCACCCCTATGTGAGAAGTCCTACTGTGCCTGCCTCTACCTTATGGGATCAGTCGGATAACTGCCTGGGAATCGACGGAGGTGATCTCGACTAGACTGTCCGCGACGTGAAATGCGGGCACCTCTGACCCGCCACTGACACCGATGCCCGAGGAGATCATGAAGGACCAGATCGACGTCGCCGTTCGTCGCAGCCCCAAGTATTCGGTGTTCATGGGACTCGGTGCGATTCTCGGCGTTCTCGTCGCGGGTGCGCTCACCCTCTTCGTCGATCCCGAAGCGATCCCCACCGGCTACACCGTGGGCAAGGGAGCCGGCCTGCTGCTGCTCATTCTCGGCGTCGGCGGGCTGTTCCTCGGCGGACTGCTGGCACTGATCCTCGACTGGGCGGGCCGGCGGAAAGCACGCAAGTACCGCGTCGGCGCACAGATCGACATGGTCGATGATCCGAAGGAGATCGCGCGTCGTCGCATCGCTGAAGCCAACGGTGAGGATCCCGATGCCGGCGCTGAGGCAGCGCCGGATACCAACGCCGAGTCGTCACCCGATTCCAATGCAGAGTCGTCACCCGATTCCGTCGCCGAGGTGGAGGGCAGTG
Coding sequences within it:
- a CDS encoding universal stress protein; amino-acid sequence: MSHTIIVGVDGSANSQCALQWAIKHAQLTSSEIRLVAAYTVPGVNMSQADIVYPADFDVAIKRSVQQLVDDSARTVTDASVPVSTVVSPGDASGALVDNSKNADLAVIGARGRGGFAGRLLGSVALAMPAHAHCPTVVIPSTWPERPLPERPLPIDLPVRSSSAQTTAAESGDRRPDFTGEIIAAIDPFESDGPVLREAAVQARIYGLPLHLIGITAAHVLSPEWMPSETHLEKMYDEAVTSREEAAKSLAEEFPEVEVRWSIFDAPATEVLISATYTAELMIIGSRGRGGFASTILGSTSQAVLSHSACPTRVVRVLRRKGGRKR